Proteins from one Acidihalobacter prosperus genomic window:
- a CDS encoding ArsR/SmtB family transcription factor — protein MSMEPTFEQAEELAGMFHLLGDVNRLRLICACLEEAVCVQDLADRFSLTPSLVSHHLRLLKAARLMRAERRGKQVFYTVNDEHVRRVLSDMTIHVAEETGDER, from the coding sequence ATGAGTATGGAACCGACTTTTGAGCAAGCCGAAGAATTAGCCGGCATGTTCCACCTGTTGGGCGACGTCAATCGGCTGCGACTGATTTGTGCTTGCCTTGAGGAAGCGGTCTGCGTCCAGGATCTGGCCGATCGTTTTAGCCTGACCCCCTCTCTGGTGAGTCACCACTTGCGTCTGCTGAAGGCGGCGCGCCTCATGCGTGCCGAGCGACGTGGCAAACAGGTGTTCTACACAGTCAACGATGAGCACGTGCGTCGGGTACTTAGCGATATGACGATCCACGTCGCTGAAGAAACTGGAGACGAACGGTAA
- a CDS encoding ArsR/SmtB family transcription factor — MKHKPSTPTATEADVCALECFHPRTVTRVQAALATEAEQLAASAELFKMLGNPKRLMILRALREAELCVCDLAHLLGLSVAATSQQLRILRGQGWLRMRSAGKMVYYRWNDESPLPALNAAVRGMCVETADEPD; from the coding sequence ATGAAACATAAACCCTCTACCCCTACTGCAACCGAAGCGGACGTCTGCGCCCTGGAATGCTTTCATCCGCGCACCGTGACCCGGGTTCAGGCTGCTCTGGCGACCGAGGCGGAACAGCTGGCGGCCAGCGCCGAATTGTTCAAAATGCTGGGTAATCCCAAGCGTTTGATGATCCTGCGCGCTTTACGCGAGGCGGAGTTGTGCGTCTGCGATCTGGCTCACCTGCTCGGCCTGAGCGTAGCGGCGACTTCACAGCAACTGCGTATTCTGCGCGGCCAGGGCTGGCTGCGCATGCGCAGCGCGGGCAAGATGGTCTATTACCGCTGGAATGACGAGTCGCCGTTGCCCGCCCTGAATGCGGCGGTGCGCGGCATGTGTGTGGAAACCGCTGATGAACCTGATTGA
- a CDS encoding cation diffusion facilitator family transporter, which produces MHTHTHSHEHDANGHDSNRHNHGHAHDHHTHSIGPDADKRYLTIALALLLAFMAVEVVAGLMASSLALISDAGHMLTDAGAIAMSLTVMRLAQRPAGGRFTFGFKRSEIFSAQINGLTLVALAGWFLIEAVRRLIWPPAVDGLLVTWIALVGIVVNLLATWSMSKANRESLNVEGSFQHILTDLYAFIVTAIAGALIYWTHFYRFDALAALVVATLMLRAGVSLLRESGRVFLEAAPKGVDPDVIGHTLAADPGVFEVHDLHVWEITSGFTALSAHVLISGDKPCSGECHAVRRRLSELLAEHFDIDHVTLQVDHFQTEYRIPMQGIRHTKWPLPEAG; this is translated from the coding sequence ATGCATACCCATACCCATTCTCATGAACACGATGCGAACGGACATGACTCTAACCGCCATAACCATGGGCATGCGCATGACCACCATACCCATTCGATCGGTCCGGATGCTGACAAGCGCTATCTGACGATCGCTCTAGCGTTGCTGCTGGCCTTTATGGCAGTCGAAGTCGTCGCGGGTCTGATGGCCTCCTCGCTGGCACTTATATCTGATGCAGGGCACATGCTCACCGATGCGGGCGCAATCGCGATGTCGCTGACTGTAATGCGTTTGGCACAGCGGCCTGCAGGAGGGCGATTTACCTTCGGCTTCAAACGCTCTGAAATCTTCAGTGCCCAGATCAACGGCCTAACATTGGTAGCATTGGCTGGTTGGTTCCTGATTGAGGCGGTGCGACGCCTGATCTGGCCACCTGCGGTCGATGGACTTCTCGTGACCTGGATCGCCCTGGTGGGTATTGTCGTTAACCTGTTGGCAACGTGGTCAATGAGCAAGGCCAATCGGGAAAGTCTCAACGTCGAAGGCAGCTTTCAGCACATCCTCACCGATCTGTACGCCTTCATTGTCACCGCGATTGCCGGCGCGTTGATCTACTGGACACATTTCTACCGTTTCGATGCTCTCGCTGCCTTAGTGGTGGCGACCTTGATGCTGCGTGCGGGGGTAAGTCTGCTCAGAGAATCGGGGCGCGTCTTTCTCGAAGCCGCCCCCAAGGGAGTGGACCCGGATGTAATCGGTCACACACTGGCTGCAGATCCTGGTGTCTTCGAGGTGCATGACCTGCATGTCTGGGAGATAACATCTGGCTTTACTGCCCTATCCGCCCACGTCCTCATATCCGGCGATAAGCCTTGCTCCGGAGAGTGCCATGCAGTGCGTCGACGCCTGAGTGAACTGCTTGCTGAGCATTTTGATATCGATCATGTGACACTCCAGGTGGACCATTTCCAGACCGAATACCGGATTCCCATGCAGGGGATTCGTCACACCAAATGGCCGCTGCCTGAGGCAGGATGA